The segment GTCTCGATCCGTTATCCGAAGAACAAGTGAGCTTGCTTCGCGCCTGGATTGATCAGGGAGCGAACTGGCCCAAGTCGGAGTCGGCGGAAATCAAAGTCGATCATTGGGCCTTTAAACCTGTCACGCGCCCCGAGGTGCCGGAAGTCTCCCATCAGGAATGGGTCCAGAACGAAATCGACCAGTTCGTGCTTGCCAAACTGGAACAGAAGGAGTTAACACCTTCTGAAGAGGCGGATCGTTACACGCTCATCCGTCGGTTGTATCTCGATCTGATCGGTATCGCTCCCACACCAGAAGAAGTAAACGCCTTCGTTAACGACGACTCTCCCGAAGCCTACGAAACCATTGTAGACCGATTGCTTGCATCGCCTCACTTCGGAGAACGCTGGGGCAGACACTGGCTCGACATGGCGCGCTATGCTGATTCCGATGGATATGAAAAAGACAATCCCCGTCCCAATGCGTGGCGCTACCGCGACTGGGTGATCAACGCGATTAATGACGATATGCCGTATGACCAGTTCACTCGTGAGCAACTGGCGGGCGATTTATTGGACCATCCGACCAAAATGCAACAATTGGCAACCGCCTTTCATCGGCAGACATTGACGAACACAGAAGGAGGAACCGACCAGGAACAATGGAGGGTCGAAGCTGTTTTTGACCGGGTCGAAACGACCGGAGCGATCTGGCTCGGCCTGACCGTCGGATGTGCTCGCTGCCACACTCACAAATACGATGCCATCTCACAGCGTGAATATTATCAAATGTTCTCATTCTTCAATAATGGGGACGAAACCACCACCGCTGTGCCGAAATCGGTTGCTGCCGAAAAAGAATACGAAACTACGAAGGCAAACTACGATCACAAAATCTCCGATCTGAAAACACAATTGATAAAGGCGAAGGCCGAGACCGCCGATCAGTTTGCGGCATGGGAAACAAGGACTCAGGAAAAAATCGCCCGTGAAATGGGGGATCCTCTGCAGTATCACGCAATGACAAATGATTCTGTAACGGCCCCCCAAGAAGACACTTTCGAGAAATTGGAAGATGGTAGTTGGCTGGCGAAAAGCCGTCGGGCTGATAAAGGTCAGTATAAAGTCACCGGCCAATCAACCGTGACAGACCAGTCAATCGTCGCCCTTCGATTAGAGGCGATTCCTGATGAATCTCTCCCCAACAATGGCTCGGGGCAGGCGGGGTATGGAAACTTCGTGCTTTCTGAATTCCGCATATACCAGCAGAAAGAGGGACAACCATCGCCGCTGAAAATCAAATCGGTTACAGCCGATTTCTCACAGGACGGGTTCTCCATCCAGAAAGCAATTGATGGGAAACTCGACACTGGCTGGGCGATCAAACCTCAATACAGCGAACATCATGAGGCAACATTCGTCCTGGCCGAACCCATTACACTGACTGCTGACGAACCACTGACTATCGAGATCGACCAGGAATATGGCACGAATCATAATCTGGGCCGCTTCAAGCTGACGCTGGCAACTGGTACTGTTCCAGACTCTTCTCTCAGTACAGAAGACCGGGCGATCCTTGCTAAACAGGTCAGCGAACGTACGGAAGATGAGACCCAACAACTCCGCAATGTTTTTTACCAACATAGCCAGCCCACTAAAGGGTTAATCGCAAGTCTAAACAAGCTAAAGAAAAACCCACCTCCCGCGCCGAACATGACCGTTCGTGTCATTTCTCAACGTAACGAAGAACCCCGCACGACGCACATCATGCGACGTGGCGACTTCTTGCAGCCAATGGACGAAGTTCTTCCGGGCACGTTGCAAGTCCTGAATCCTCTCGATCACGACCCCGCCTCCGCGACCCGGATTGATCTCGTCGACTGGCTGTTTGCCGAGGGAAACCCGTTAACGGCGCGAGTTTCCGTAAATCAAATCTGGGCGAAGCTGTTCGGAGAAGGAATTGTCGCGACGATCAACGACTTCGGTGTCCGTGGTGACAAACCGACTCACCCTGAGTTGTTTGACTGGTTAGCCACGGAATATCGCCGACTTGGTTGGAGCCGCAAGGCGTTTATTAAAACGATTGTCATGTCATCCACATACCGCCAGTCAACAGTGCATCGTCCCGAGTTCGCAGAAATCGATCCACTTAATAAACTACTGCATCGGCAAAACCGGTTGCGCGTGGAAGCGGAGATCGTCCGTGACTTATCCCTTCAGGCGTCCGGTTTACTGTCACTGAAGATTGGGGGACCCTCTGTCTTTCCGCCATTGCCTCCAGAAATTGCCGCACTCAGTTATGCAAACAATTTCAAATGGAACACCAGTGACGGAGAGGATCAATATCGCCGAGGGATGTACACCTTCTTCAAACGAACCTCCCCTCACCCGAACCTGATCAACTTTG is part of the Polystyrenella longa genome and harbors:
- a CDS encoding DUF1549 domain-containing protein, which translates into the protein MSRTLSALLLSASIIVLPFASSISAAELPPAAEQEIDFARDIKPIFANHCMDCHGPDTQEAGFRLDNREAALDGGDGGKSILPQKSVDSPLLNRVARHDPETMMPPDGLDPLSEEQVSLLRAWIDQGANWPKSESAEIKVDHWAFKPVTRPEVPEVSHQEWVQNEIDQFVLAKLEQKELTPSEEADRYTLIRRLYLDLIGIAPTPEEVNAFVNDDSPEAYETIVDRLLASPHFGERWGRHWLDMARYADSDGYEKDNPRPNAWRYRDWVINAINDDMPYDQFTREQLAGDLLDHPTKMQQLATAFHRQTLTNTEGGTDQEQWRVEAVFDRVETTGAIWLGLTVGCARCHTHKYDAISQREYYQMFSFFNNGDETTTAVPKSVAAEKEYETTKANYDHKISDLKTQLIKAKAETADQFAAWETRTQEKIAREMGDPLQYHAMTNDSVTAPQEDTFEKLEDGSWLAKSRRADKGQYKVTGQSTVTDQSIVALRLEAIPDESLPNNGSGQAGYGNFVLSEFRIYQQKEGQPSPLKIKSVTADFSQDGFSIQKAIDGKLDTGWAIKPQYSEHHEATFVLAEPITLTADEPLTIEIDQEYGTNHNLGRFKLTLATGTVPDSSLSTEDRAILAKQVSERTEDETQQLRNVFYQHSQPTKGLIASLNKLKKNPPPAPNMTVRVISQRNEEPRTTHIMRRGDFLQPMDEVLPGTLQVLNPLDHDPASATRIDLVDWLFAEGNPLTARVSVNQIWAKLFGEGIVATINDFGVRGDKPTHPELFDWLATEYRRLGWSRKAFIKTIVMSSTYRQSTVHRPEFAEIDPLNKLLHRQNRLRVEAEIVRDLSLQASGLLSLKIGGPSVFPPLPPEIAALSYANNFKWNTSDGEDQYRRGMYTFFKRTSPHPNLINFDCPDSNTTCLIRRTSNTPLQALQALNNDIFHQSAIHLAKRLLTSDLQSSEERLEQMVMLTSSRPLDSFEQNAYLELLEESRAWYEAHPEEATELAEGFDMGALPNTSPTELAAWVATCRIALNLDDFFSRP